DNA from Gemmatimonadota bacterium:
GGCGGGCCTTCCCGCGATGAGCTCGGCCAGATCGACCGGGTTGCCGTCCAGGTCTTCGATGACGACCGCAGGAGCTTCCGAGCCTATGGGCAGGGAGACCCCGTTCCCCTCGGTGGACTGGGCCCGGAGCGTGAGGGGCGATGCGAGATGGCCGGCGGCCAGGACGAGGCCGGTGGCGAGCGGGGCGGCGAGGCTTCGGAAGAAGAACGGAGAAATCATCTTAGCGGGAGTTGGCAGCGAAGGCGACGCGTGCCGCGTCGGAGCGCTTGCGGAAGGGGTTCACAGGTTGTAACCTGCCTGGACGAAGTAATACTGAGCCATGGCTATCATTGTTACGGCCGACGCCCGCTTCACCCATACCATCCAACCGCCGGTGCGGGGCAACCGCGAACTCAGCCCGGCGAAGACGCCCACGCCGATGAGGAGCGAGGTCATCCCGAGCGAGAAGACGAAGAGGTAGGCGAATCCCCAGAGGCCGGCCCCCGTCGCCGCCACCCAGGTGAGCACGACCGCGAACGCCGGTGCGCCGCAGGGGGCTGCGACCACTCCGGACATCGCCCCCATCGCGAAGACGGCCGGATAGGAGCCCGCTCCGGTCCGCGACGCCCGCTCCAGAAGTCCGCGCGGAATGGGGACCGGCAGCACGTCGAACATGACGAGAGCGAAGAGGAGCAGAAGGTTGCCGATGCCCAGAAGCGCCCACGGACTGGCGCTGACCGTCCCGAAGATCTCACCGGTGACTCCCGCGACCGCGCCCAGCACGGCGTAGAGAAGAGCGAGACCGACCGCGTAGGTGAGCGAGAGCGCCACGGTGCGCCGTCGCGTCTGACCGGCCCGCGAGCTTCCGGCGATCACCGCGCCCGTGATCGGAATCATCGGGTAGACGCAGGGCGTGAGGCTGGTGAGCACCCCGGCGCCGAACATGAACGCCAACGCGATCAGCGGATCGCCCGATAGAGCGTCGCTCCAACCCGAGCTCGGCTCGATCTGCGCCAGGAAGAGGAGGTTCAACGGGGGAGCCGGGAGATGGGGGCGACGGAGGGACGGCCGCAATCTGAACACTGACGCTACGGGGGTGTTCCAAACGCCGAACCCATGAAGAAGGAACCGACCATACCTGGAAAACCGCACGCCGGCTCCGTGTCGCGCGGGCAGGCCTGCCGGAAGCTTCGGCGACGAAGGTCGCCGGGTCTCCTCCCGGTCCTGGGGCTGACGTTCGCCCTAGGGGCTTGCGGCGAGGACGAGCCGCCGGCCCTGAGCGTCGGGTCGGTAAGCTATTCGGCGAACGAGCTGTTGGGGCTCACCGCCGAAAGGCGCGAGGCGCTGGCCACCATCGCCGGCCTGGGACTTGCGATCGCGGACTCCAGCGTGGAAGAGCTCGGGGCCCCGTTGGTGGATCGCCGCGCCGACGAGCGTCTGCTAGACCTCCTCAGGGCCGATCTGACGGTCGAGAGCGCGGGAATCGACGGCGCCGAACTCGAGCGAAGGTACGGGGCCGATCCGGACTGGGAACTCACGGTGCGCCACATTCTCTTCTTCAGCGAGCGCTTCAGGTCGCCGGAGCGGAGACGGGCCGCGGAGGAGAAGGCCGGACGCGCCTTGCGGCTTCTCCGCGACGGTGCCGACTTCGCCGAAACCGCGGCCATGCTCTCGGAGGAACCCGGGGCCGAGGGAAGCCAGGGCCTGCTCGAACCTGGTCGCCGGGGTTCGTGGGTGGAAGAATTCTGGAGCGCGGCCCTGGAGCTCGAACCCGGTGAGATCAGCGAAGTGACCGAAACCAGGTACGGCTACCACATTCTCCGGCTCGAGGCGCGCGAACCGCTGCCCTTCGTGGATGGCCGCTCCGAGCTCGTCGAGAGTATCGCCGCCGGGCTGGGATCGCTTGCGGAGCTTACGCTGAACTCGCCCGACGACACCGCCGCCGCCCTGGCCCAGGCCGAGCGAAGGGAGCTGACGCTGCCCGCGGGCGCGCGCAAGAGGTTGATGGACGAATGGATCGCCGACGCGCGCTACTGGAGCGAGGCGCTCGGATTCACCCGCGGCCTGACTCCCGAAGGGGTGGCCGCGGCAGCCTTGGCCGCGTTGGGCCTACCGGCACAAAACGCGGTCATCGCCCGTAACGAGCTTCAGCTTCCCCAGCACGCGGCGCTGACCCGCATGCGCTACGCAACCTTCGTCGCACCGGCCTTCTGACATGTCCGCAGCCCCAAAGATCAAATTCGCGGCGATCCTCGCGGTCTATCTCACCGCCATCTGGTTCCTCTGGAACACGCCCTACATCTTCCCGATCAAGATCTTCGTGGTCTTTCTCCACGAGGTGAGCCACGCCCTGACCGCGGTGCTGTCGGGAGGATCGGTGGAGAGCATCGAGATCAACAGGCTCCAGGGCGGATATGCGATCACGAGGGGAGGGATACCCTTCCTGTCCGCGAGCGCCGGCTACCTCGGGAGTCTTTTCTGGGGCGTGGTCCTCGCCAGGCTTGCCATGTGGCGCAGGGTGAGCGGAGGCCTGACTCTGGCGATCCTGGGCGTGCTGGTGCTGGTCACGACAGCGGTCTGGGTGCGGGGCGAGTTCGGATGGCTCTTCGGCGCGCTCTTCGGCGCCGGATGCATCCTGGCCGGCAGGTTCCTCCCTCGGACCGTCAGCCGAGGTACGGTTCTGCTGCTCGGCCTCACAAGCATTCTCTATGCGATCTGGGACATCAAGGACGACATCATCGACCGTCCCGAAGTCATGTCCGACGCCGCCATTCTCGCTGAGATGACCGGATTTCCGACGATGTTCTGGGGCGTCATCTGGATCGCCGTCGCCATGTTCGTCGCCTGGAAGGAGCTGGTCAGAGCCTTCAGACGCGCCGGGGCGCCCGGGAGGGAGCAAGCCGGGGGCGAGTAGGCTCGGCCTCGCGAACCTCGGTAGGTCCGCCCGGTTGAAACTGGGCCTGCGGGACCTGTCTCTCGGGATGCAAGAACCTCAATATGGCCACCGAGCGGCCACGCGAAGTGTCCGGTGCCCACCTCTTTGGAGTTGCCCCGCTATGACGGACATGTTTCCTTTTGGGTGCAACCTAAGGAGGTGAGTCATGGCGGGAAGAAGGCGAG
Protein-coding regions in this window:
- a CDS encoding sulfite exporter TauE/SafE family protein, with protein sequence MNLLFLAQIEPSSGWSDALSGDPLIALAFMFGAGVLTSLTPCVYPMIPITGAVIAGSSRAGQTRRRTVALSLTYAVGLALLYAVLGAVAGVTGEIFGTVSASPWALLGIGNLLLLFALVMFDVLPVPIPRGLLERASRTGAGSYPAVFAMGAMSGVVAAPCGAPAFAVVLTWVAATGAGLWGFAYLFVFSLGMTSLLIGVGVFAGLSSRLPRTGGWMVWVKRASAVTMIAMAQYYFVQAGYNL
- a CDS encoding M50 family metallopeptidase yields the protein MSAAPKIKFAAILAVYLTAIWFLWNTPYIFPIKIFVVFLHEVSHALTAVLSGGSVESIEINRLQGGYAITRGGIPFLSASAGYLGSLFWGVVLARLAMWRRVSGGLTLAILGVLVLVTTAVWVRGEFGWLFGALFGAGCILAGRFLPRTVSRGTVLLLGLTSILYAIWDIKDDIIDRPEVMSDAAILAEMTGFPTMFWGVIWIAVAMFVAWKELVRAFRRAGAPGREQAGGE
- a CDS encoding peptidylprolyl isomerase, with protein sequence MKKEPTIPGKPHAGSVSRGQACRKLRRRRSPGLLPVLGLTFALGACGEDEPPALSVGSVSYSANELLGLTAERREALATIAGLGLAIADSSVEELGAPLVDRRADERLLDLLRADLTVESAGIDGAELERRYGADPDWELTVRHILFFSERFRSPERRRAAEEKAGRALRLLRDGADFAETAAMLSEEPGAEGSQGLLEPGRRGSWVEEFWSAALELEPGEISEVTETRYGYHILRLEAREPLPFVDGRSELVESIAAGLGSLAELTLNSPDDTAAALAQAERRELTLPAGARKRLMDEWIADARYWSEALGFTRGLTPEGVAAAALAALGLPAQNAVIARNELQLPQHAALTRMRYATFVAPAF